TCTCCACTCGACGAGTTCCGATGTGCCCCAGCCGAAGTCAGCGATCTGGGGGTTCACGTCCGTGAGCTTCTTCGCGCCGCCGAAGTCGGTGTCGGAGACCCAAAGATCTGGGAACTCGTTGTAGTCCTCTCGCGTGAAGAGGGCTCGGTCGATGTTCTCGGCTTTGCTCAGGTACCGGAAGCGGCGTTCTTCTTCGAGAAGGCGGGTGGCGCCGGGTCTGTCCGCGTGTGCGCGGTAGAACCCGAAGTTCTTGTTCCAGTCGTGGTACGACGACAAGAGCAACTCGTCGCCGGGGCCGATGGCATCTTCATCTCGATCCGTGTCGATGATTCTGAAGATGCGTTGCTCGGCCCTCCCCGCGCCCTCTGTGAGATTCCACGCACTGGACCCGTCTGTGGGTACCACCCATATGTCGTACTTGTCGTAGATGAGCGCGGCTGCGTCGCCTTCGAGCCATCCACCGATGCCGTAACCTGGAGCCGGGACCGGGGAGTCGTGGTCTTCATTCGCGATCGGGACGCCGAGGTCGGCTGTGGCGTTTCGAGTGCTCCCTGCGGCGACATCGTAGAAGTGATAGTCGCCTTCGTGGTAGTAGGCGATGAAATTGCCACTCGGCGAGAGTTGCCCGTTCGAGCGGATCTTCTCAACGACTCGCGTGCGCTCACCGTTGGCGAGGTTCACGGCGTAGAGGTCGCGTTGTCCGCCTTCCCACGTGGCCTCCCTCTGGTACGGCACATCACTGCGGGCAAGCGCGACGCTCCCGTTGTCAGGGATGACCAGATCTGGCACCCAGGCGTCAGCGAGTCTGACGATCTCACCGCTGTCCGCGTGGTATACCGCCCGGTATGTCCGATTGCTTTCGCGCCCCCACATAACCTTCTGTTGGGCCATGAGGGCTGAGTCCTCCCAGTGCCACACATCGACGCCTCGGTCTTCTAGGATGGCGTCGAGGTTGTAGGGGTCGAAATCGGCCTGTTCTTCACCCGTGTCCGTTATTTCCGCCAGTTCGTCGGCACGCCATGGCCGCCATCCGAAGAAGAGCTGGGATTCGTCCCCACTCCATTCCAGAGTCGCGTTCGTGGGGATCGTCCAGTCGTCTGGAGCGTCTTCCGCGGACACGTACGTCGAGGCCGTCGATCCATCCCACGCCATGACCGAGCCTGTTCCTGGTTCGCCGTCCTCGTCTTCAGTGACCGCGACGAACGCGAGGCTGCCTTGGTCTCCCCAGGTGAGCTGGGCGTAGTGGCCGAATGGCTCGGAGTGGATTGCCTGTTCAACTCCACCCAGCCGCCTGGCGTAGATGCCGTCACGAGCGTTGTCGGCAGAAGCCACCGTGTAGGCGATGAGGTCGTTGTCGCCGACTTCGTAGTCGCGGACGTTTTCGATGCTTCGAACGGTCAGGTCCGCACGCCCGAGCTCAATCACCTGTAGCTCAGTCCCGACCTCACGATCTCCGGAGGGGGTTTCGGCGTCGGCCGTTCCCTCAGAGGCGAAGGCGTGCATGACGAGCCAGGCACCGTCCGCGGAGAAAGCAAACGACTGAATGTCTTCGTATGTCTCCGCCGATCCGTTGGCGGTGTTCAGTAGCACGACACCGCGGCGCGGACGATTCCCTCGGGCCCCCGCGCGGTCCAATGCCTCAAGGGAGGGATTCAGTCGCATCGCGACGTAGTCGCCCGTTGTCGCGACAACGGGGTTGCTCCCTAGCGGGACGACATAACGCGTGTCTCCGTTCGTCGCTCGAACGACGACTTCTGGATCGCCACGATCCGGCTCCGCAGTGAAGACGACCCAGTCTCCGTCCGCCGAGATCGACGGCTGTTCGATCTGACGGACCTTCATGAGGTCGGTGAACGTCAGTGTCTTCTTTGCCTGGCCAGCGACAGGAGCTGACGTGAAGGCCATCGCTGCGATAGCGATGAGCCGAACCACGAGGCGGCCGTCTAGGTATTGGGAGATAGGGCGGTGCATCATCAGGTCTCCAAGAGCGGTCCGAACCTGACCCCGGGTTCGGGGCCGTGACCTTACTGTATTGGTGCGGATCGCCTCCGGCGAGGTGTCGCCGTGAGAGACCTCAGGCCAACGTCGCCCGGCCGTCTAGTTGGACAGCCAGAGATTCACCTTCATGATGAAACGATCGTCTGCATTCGCGTCGAACATCGCCCCTAGATCTCGACCGAAATCGAAGTCTCCAGTGCTGGAACTGCCCGCCTGACGGCGCTGCCAGACGAAGAAGATCGTCGAGCCCGGACGGTATTCCCAACGCAGCACGGCCGTGGTGCGGAGGGACCGGACATTGAAGTCACGATCCTGAAATGATGAATCCGTGGTTCCGTTTCCGTCGAAGTCGATGAACCGTGTGTGGACAGAGTTCTCGCAGGTGCGTCCGCCCAAACAAGTCGGAGTGCCTCCAGCCTCGGAGTACGTGCCCTCTTCGAATGCGTCGAAGGAGTATGTCTCTGGAGCCGCCAGTTGCTTGTAGCGCGTGTAGTCTCCTGATGAGAGCAGCGCCTGGCTGTAGAACTCGAAGGTGAGGTCCGGTGTGAAGGTGTAGTTGGCCCGGGTCACCGCAGAGAGCGACCGCCGTTCGATGTCTGCGAACAGGTAGCGATCGCCGTAGGTAGTTGGGAACGGGAGCGCTCCCGAGGTGGTGACATATTGCACGCCCTCCTCGGCCCACGTGAGCCTCGGGTCGAAGGACAGGCGGAGGCGCGCGGAAGGCTGCACCGAGAGCCCAAGGCTCGCGCGCGTGCTAGAACCTGAGCCGCGTGTCCCTCGTTGCAGGTTCAGGCTCGACCGCACCCATACGAAGCTCCGATTGTCGTTGCCGACACTCACCGTGAAGCTCCTCACCGCGGGATCGATCATCATCGGTCCGCCGCGCGTCAACGTCCGGCTCATGCGGTCCGGTGTATACGACGTGCTCGTGTTCACGGTCCAGAAGTTGTTGAGCGTCGTGTTTACATTGGCGGAGAATGTGCCAGCTGTATGAGCTTGATCCCACGAGTCGAGGGACCACACGTCGTTGAACGCTTCATGACTGAAGTTGTGGAATGTCGTCAGTCGCACGTTGTATTTTCGGAAGATGCTGGTCGGCTCGATCTGCTGATAACTCAGGCTCGCTCCGCCATCGACGCGTTCCGGTGACGTGCTGAAGCCGATGTCGTTTACCTCGAAGTCCGGCGTGACCTGAGCGGCCCAGACGGACCAGCGCAAGCTGCCCCGACGCTTCTCGGCTTGAAGGCGCCATTCCGCCCCCGTGAGTTGCGTCGCCGTGGAGTCCAACTCGGCCCAGGCGAGATCGGGACGCTGCCGGTAGTGATTCGACGCGCGCTGGATGCGGGTGATAGCCTCGGCGTCCCCCCGTACGTGAGTGTTCGCGAGAAAGCCACCGACGTAGTAGCCGCGGTTGCTCCAGTGGTGTCCGAAGTCGACGCCCGCATTGAAGCTCGAGCTCGTGAGGTCGTCGAACGACCCGTCCCCGGGAAGGCTCCGCTTTAGTGCTGTGAATATGCCGCCGATGTTGCTGCCGCCGCCGTTGAGATCCTGCTCAATACGCACGATGCCGAAGCCCGCCCGTGGTTCGACGGTGAACTCGGTGATCTCGCCCGTTCCACTGAAGAATGCCGAGCCTTCTTCCTGTTCGGTGAGCGCGGCCATCGCACCCACCGAGAGTCCGTTCGCCGTCCGCCCCGTGATCTTGGTTGCGGCTAGGATCGTGCTCGCCTCAGGAGCATCCGTGAAGTCGGCGCCCGAAGGTGCTCTCCCACGCGGCGCGCGGCCGATTCGCCTCGTATAGAAGACCGATTTGTTGCTGCCAGAAAGCGGAAAGTCGAAGACACGCGCGTCTTCCACGAAGAACGGGCGCTGCTCTTGGAAGAAGGTCTCGAAGGCGGTGAGGTTCACGACCGCTGGATCTGCCTCGACCTGCCCGAAGTCGGGGTTGATGGCGGCGTCCAGCGTGAACGCACTTCCGAGCCCGTACCGGAGATCGAAGCCTGCGCGGGCGGACATATCGCTCCCGTCGAAGAACGGGTTCCCGGGAGTCGCTGCGGCGCTGCGAGCGGTCGAGACCACATAAGGCCGAGCCTCTGCGCGACTCGGCGATCCGACCAGATCGATCCCTTCGATGAGCCCGAACTGGCTCACCCGTCCCGTGACGAGACTGGATTCCAACGCGAAGCGGGTCAGTTCGTTATCCGATATGCGCCGCCGCCCGAAGTTGATTCCCCAAGTCTGCGGGCCGTCCGCCGACTCGTAGCGTATCTGTGACAGTGGGATTCGGAATTCGATGGTCCATCCTTCCGGCACGATTCGGACGGCTGATTCCCAGACGGCGTTCCATGCCGCGTCTTCTCTCGCGTCGTCGTAGAGGTACCGATCCGTCTGGACGTTGGCTGCCGTGACTCGAAATCGATATCCGGTCCGGCCGTCGAGGTTCGGGTCGAACATCACTTCGAAGTAGTCGTACTGCCCCAGGGCGACAGCGTCCCGACGATTCATGTTGCGCATGATCGTCTCGGGAGTGGCGTCTCGGACGAGCGCACCCATGTAGATGGCGTCGTCGTCGTATAGGATCCATGCCTCCGAGTCGTTCAGGGCTGGGTCGCCCTCCACCGGTTCCTTCTGGACGAAGTCCTTCGCGGCCGGGAACCGGGACCAGATCTCTTCGTCGAGTCGCCCATCGATCGAAATGGACCCCTCAAGCCGATAAGCCCGCATTGTTGGGACGTCTGCGCCGTTCACGGCTTGTGCGGTTATCGCGCTCGGGGCCGAAGTAAAAAGCAACAGAGCGGCAACTGCGGTCACGTATCTAGACAATGAAATCCGGGAAGCGAGTAGATTCGCGAAAAAGCTAGCTGTGCACCCCGAAGACCAGTGAGAGCGGCGTCTTGTTGAGCGGGGCCCCATGCAGGCATCTTGGCGGACCCTGAGTGCGTGGACGTGTATGTGAGCCACGAACTATGAACTCCCGGAGGAATCCTTGAAGATCCGCCACTTCGTTGCCGTCCTGGGTGCAGTCCTCATCACGGCCCCCGCCTTGTCTGCCCAGCCGCGTGGCTCCGAGCGGGGAACGATGACACAGGTCGTCAACGGAACCCGCCTCACGGTCGACTTTAGCCGCCCGGTCGCGAGGGGACGTGACAATCTGTTCGGTGGCGTCGTGCATTGGGGAGAGGTGTGGACCCCCGGCGCGAACTGGGCGACCACGCTAGAGGTGGATCGGCCCATTCGGTTGAACGGCCACACCGTCGAGCCCGGTCGCTACTCCGTGTGGATGGAACTCAAGGATGGGGAGCCGTGGCGTTTCATGTTGAACCGTGAGGTCCAGCTCTACCACGACTCGCCGTACCCGGCGGACCAGGTCGTGCTCGCTTTTGATGTCGAGCCCCAACAGGGTGCCCACATGGAGGCGCTCAACTGGTACGTGCATGCGATCACGTCGCGCACGGCGACCCTGCGCATGCATTGGGGCCCGACTTTTGTAGAAGTCGACGTCGAGACTGCCGAGTACATGTGGGACGCGCTCCCTGCGGATGAGCGAGCGAGTTACGTGGGGGCCTATGCGTTCGACACGAACGACCCCACGACCGGAGGCCCGCTTCAGGTCACGATCAGCGTGCTTGAGGAGAGCGGACGTATCGTAGGCAGATGGGGTGGGGCGCCGATCGCGCTGGTGCCGGCCGGGCCTGCAGAGTTCAAGATCGGATTTACTCGTGGCGGCGCACTCTTCGATGTCGCCGACGAGATGACCATTCGGATCCTCGTTGAGAACGGCACGAGTGTCGGTGCGGAATTGCGGTGGGACGGAGAAGCGTTCGGGACGGCGAACTCAGGGCGCTGAGCGAGCTCTGGCGGGCGGGCCTCTCTGATATCGAGGGGCGATACGACTGACTCCCGGGGATTGGATCGCGGCACTTTCGGCGCACTTTGGAAATCGTACATTTTATGAATCAGTCGGCGACCATCTGTGGAGAATTGGCCTGGTGACAGACCCCTCCCGGCTTGGCATTCAGCTTGAGACCAAGCCCTATATAGCAGTACTGCAGGCTGTGGCTTTTTTGCTTTGCTTATACCTCTTCTTCGCGAGTATCGAGTTGATGAGTGCCGCGTTCAAGATGAGCGGCAGGGGTCTGGCGGAGCAGCTCCTCAACACGGCGTCGGATCCACTGGCTGGACTCCTCATTGGATTCCTGGCCACGAGCATGATCCAGAGTTCCTCGACGACCACGACGATCGTGGTTGGGTTGGTCGCCTCGGGTGCGCTGACCATCGAGTTGGCTGTGCCCATCATCATGGGTGCCAACATCGGGACGACGACCACCAACACCATCGTGGCCATTGGGCATGTAACACGGCCAGCGGAGTTCGAACGAGCCTTCGCCGCATCGACGGTGCATGACTTTTTCAACCTCCTGGCTGCTTTCACGATCCTGCCCATCGAGGTCTTCTTTCATCCCGTGCAGAAGTCTGCCGTATTTCTCCAGAGCACGTTCGCAGGCGCGGGCGGAATGAAATTGGCAAGTCCGCTGAAGGTCGTGATTCGGCCGCTGGCCGACTTCGTTACTGGGCTGGTCCCCAGCACGCTCCCGCTCATGATCATCGCTCTGCTCCTGCTCTTCATCGCGTTGCGCGGCATGATGAAGATCATGCAGGGAGCTGTACTCTCCCGGTTGGAAGGGCTCTTCGATCGAGTGCTCTTCCGGAACGACGCCGCAAGCTTCACGCTTGGTGTGGTCGCGACCGCGTCGGTGCAGAGCAGTTCGGCGACGACGTCGCTGATCGTGCCGCTCGCCGGGACTGGAGTGCTGTCGCTCCGTCAGGTCTTCCCGTATACGCTCGGTGCAAACATCGGCACCACGATTACTGCCATTCTCGCATCATTCGCCACCGGGAGCCCGGCGGCTGTGACCGTGGCCTTGGCACATCTGAGCTTCAACATCTTCGCGATCGTCATCTATTATCCGCTCAAGGCGTTGCCTCTTTGGATGGCGACGAAGTGGGGGCGCATCGCAGCGCAGTCGAAAGGCAACACGGCCGGCGTGTTCGCCGTGTATATCGCCGCACACGTCATACCTTTGATGTACATACTCTGGTCAGCCCGAAGGTAGTAAGCCATGTGGAAAGAAATCGTCACACTGTTCAAGTCGGAGGGCCCGCTTCAGGAGGCCTACGACGAAGCGATCTTGGCGCTCCGAGAGTCGCACAGCATGTTCGACGACGCCGTCGCGCACCTCCATTCCGAGGGCGTGATGGAGACGGACATCTACAAGCGTGATCGGAGGATCAACAAGTACGAGCGCAGCGTCCGCCGAAAGATCGTCACGCACATGTCGGTGTCATCCAAGCCGGATATCAACCTCGGGCTGATCCTCACGTCGATCGTGATCGACATCGAGCGAATCGGGGACTACACGAAGAACATCGTAGAGCTCGCAGTGTCTGTTTCTGGGCCATTCGACGGCCTCGAACTGGCCGATGAAGTGGCCTGGGTAGAGGCCCGAGTCACAGAGATGTTCGACGATATCGTTCCGATGCTGGACAGCTCTGACGTCGATCTTGCACGTTCTGTGATCGAGGCCCACGGTGGAGTCGCTCAGAAGGTCGACAAGCACGTTGCGGCTCTATCCTCCGGCCAGGCCCTGTCCGGGCGGTCAGGGCATGCCGTCACCGTTGCGATCTATTTGAGGTTCTTGAAGCGCGTGAGTGCTCACTTGAAGAACGTCGCCACCAGTGTGGTGAACCCGTATTACCGGATCGGTTTCCGCGAGAAGGAAGAAAGCGAAGACTAATCGCTGTCCGGGGTAGCTCCGCCCCATCCTTTTCCATGAAGGAGCGTGTAGCTTCGGTCGAGGGCTGTCGTTACGTCGATGAAGTAGTAGCGCGACGCGCCACTCACTTTATAATACGATGAGGTACAGATATGTACCTTGCGAGGTGTCGACTTCAGTCCTAGTTGTCGCTCCTAGCGGCCCATGGTGCACAGAGAGTTACACACACAGGAGCTATTTCATGAAATTATTCAAATCCCTCTCGGTATTACTCGTTTCCATTTTGTTGGCTGCGTGCGGCCCCATGGAGCAAGCGGGGGACGGAACGGTCGTCGTGGGAGATCTGGCTTCGCCAGAAATTACTGCTGAGTCATCGGCAGATGATAAGGTTACTAGTGCGTTGAGCGCTGCCCCCGCGGTGGTTGGTGAGGGTGCGATGGTGTTGGACTGGCCTGCTGCTGAGGGCGAGACTCCGGCGATGCTCAGAGAGGGCGATAACGGTTGGACTTGTTTCCCGGATAGATTCGGTACCCCTGGCCTCGATCCGATGTGCTTTGACGGTCCTGCGATGGTCTGGGTAGGTAACTGGATGATGGGTATGGAGCCCGAGATTGAGACGATGGGCTTGTCCTACATGCTCATGGGCTCTTACGACAACAGTAACACGGATCCTTTTGCCGGGCCGCCTGAGAATCCCGCGGATGGCGTGGTTACAGGTCCTCACATCATGACCTTTCCGGTCGATGCTACGACGTTGAAAGGCATGAGTACGGATCACACCACTGGTGAGCCGTACGTCATGTTCCAGGACACACCCTGGGCTCACCTCATGATGCCCACTGCCACTGGCCTGCCTCCCCGAAGCTAAAGCCAGCACCATGCACCAACGGCCGGGTCACGTCACTGTACGTCCTAGAAATTCAGTCGGAGCACTATGCGGGGACGAGTTCGTTTTATCTATATGGGATTGTGGCGCGTCAGGCCCGGCCCCCGCCCAATCACACAAGACCAAGCAGGGCAGATCTTCTTGCTAAGCCCTGGCTTTGAGGTTATTACAGACGGCGATTGAAGCGTGTATTGTGCGTGTGGTCACGCACCTCCCTGTGACAGGAGTAGTCTCAGATGCAGATGCTCGAAAAAGCAGTTTTTTACGGCTCTGTCCTCGTTGCGTTTATCGCTGCTGTGGCCCCGGCGGAGACGTTCGCACATTTCCCAATGGTTCTCGTGCTGCTTGGCCTCGCATCCGGATTCATGCGGCCGACTAAGGACGTGTCGACCCGTATGGCCTATTACGTGTTGGCAGCTTTACTGCCGAGCATCGCCAGTAACCTGGACGTGGTTCCAGTGGTTGGTAGCTACGCCAGCGGCTTCCTGACCCAATTCACTGCCGTTATCGCGGGTGTCGCCCTTGCGAACATTTTCACCGTTCTGGTGCAACAGTTGAAGGACGCGTAGAGGCTTCCACCAGTCGCGCACTGATTAAGAATGAAGGGGGACCTGGAGGCAAATTCGCTCAGGCCCCATTGTCAACATCAAGCCCCGCTCAAGGCCATAGCCGTGAGCGGGGCTTGATGTTGGATCCAAACGCGACCTTGTGTCGAATCGAGGCGCCGCTCCTGTTCCATGCGCCGCATACCTGCTCGGCTGACACCTCCCGAGGGTCGCACAGTGGCGATGCCCCTCCGGGCCGATGTTCGGGTCAATAGGTGTGCAAAGGGATCAGGATGAGGCCCCCCGCCGTTGAGTTGAGACGGGCTCTCCGTCCCTGAACTTCCTTCCTTCAAACACGTCATTGAGCAGGTGAGGAGCGTCCAACCTGCGGAAGCGCTTCTCGGCCATCTGGGAGGATCGGAAGTGTGAGCAGCGCCTGCGTCACGGAGGCTTCACCGTCGAGGTGAACCGTGTGCGAGCGCGCCTGAAGAAAGGCGGTCCCCAGCACACGACCTATGTTGGTAAACTAGCGCTGTCGCGTCGATGATCGCGGCCATGTGCCTTTTCAGTGGCGCTTCCTCATCGTGGTCGACCTGCACTGGGGGCGATCAGCCTTCAGTCGGAGCCGAGCAGGATGTGTTTTCAGGTAAGGGCTCCACTCGGACTGGATGACGTCTAGCGGCAGGCTGGGGGCGCGACCACCTTGGCTGCCTGCCACCCTATTCGAGCCTCCTCCATGACACCCCGACCCCAGACGTGGCGAGCCCTCGCGCTCATCTCGCTGTCGCTCACGACCTCGGCACCCCTTCTGGCGCAACAGGCCCCCATGTCGACTCCTGTGACGCCCGTTGCGCCGGAAACCCAAGAGCGCCCCATCCTCCGAGCTTCTCGAGCAGTCGAGTCGATCACCCTGGACGGTGTTTTGGACGAACAAGCCTGGCTTCGCGCTGACACCACCGATGGCGTGCTGTGGACGACCCAACCTGTTGCAGGGGTGCCTGCCCCGGACCGGA
This is a stretch of genomic DNA from Longimicrobiales bacterium. It encodes these proteins:
- a CDS encoding prolyl oligopeptidase family serine peptidase; translated protein: MMHRPISQYLDGRLVVRLIAIAAMAFTSAPVAGQAKKTLTFTDLMKVRQIEQPSISADGDWVVFTAEPDRGDPEVVVRATNGDTRYVVPLGSNPVVATTGDYVAMRLNPSLEALDRAGARGNRPRRGVVLLNTANGSAETYEDIQSFAFSADGAWLVMHAFASEGTADAETPSGDREVGTELQVIELGRADLTVRSIENVRDYEVGDNDLIAYTVASADNARDGIYARRLGGVEQAIHSEPFGHYAQLTWGDQGSLAFVAVTEDEDGEPGTGSVMAWDGSTASTYVSAEDAPDDWTIPTNATLEWSGDESQLFFGWRPWRADELAEITDTGEEQADFDPYNLDAILEDRGVDVWHWEDSALMAQQKVMWGRESNRTYRAVYHADSGEIVRLADAWVPDLVIPDNGSVALARSDVPYQREATWEGGQRDLYAVNLANGERTRVVEKIRSNGQLSPSGNFIAYYHEGDYHFYDVAAGSTRNATADLGVPIANEDHDSPVPAPGYGIGGWLEGDAAALIYDKYDIWVVPTDGSSAWNLTEGAGRAEQRIFRIIDTDRDEDAIGPGDELLLSSYHDWNKNFGFYRAHADRPGATRLLEEERRFRYLSKAENIDRALFTREDYNEFPDLWVSDTDFGGAKKLTDVNPQIADFGWGTSELVEWRSLDGIPLQGVVIKPDNYEEGKQYPVLIYYYRFMTDRLHAFNDPSINHRPSFPVYASDGYVVFLPDVRFEVGRPGFASTKSVVPGVQHLIDIGLADPDAIALHGHSWSGYQTAFMVTQTDIFTTAIAGAPVGNMTSAYSGIRLGSGMARQFQYEKTQSRLSGNLWDARDEYIDNSPVFFADKINTPMLILHGDADDAVPWEQSIELFLAMRRLDKESVFLQYRGEPHHPRTYSNKLDWAMKMKEWIDHYLKGTPAAAWITEGLPYSGR
- a CDS encoding DUF2911 domain-containing protein, producing MKIRHFVAVLGAVLITAPALSAQPRGSERGTMTQVVNGTRLTVDFSRPVARGRDNLFGGVVHWGEVWTPGANWATTLEVDRPIRLNGHTVEPGRYSVWMELKDGEPWRFMLNREVQLYHDSPYPADQVVLAFDVEPQQGAHMEALNWYVHAITSRTATLRMHWGPTFVEVDVETAEYMWDALPADERASYVGAYAFDTNDPTTGGPLQVTISVLEESGRIVGRWGGAPIALVPAGPAEFKIGFTRGGALFDVADEMTIRILVENGTSVGAELRWDGEAFGTANSGR
- a CDS encoding PhoU domain-containing protein, coding for MWKEIVTLFKSEGPLQEAYDEAILALRESHSMFDDAVAHLHSEGVMETDIYKRDRRINKYERSVRRKIVTHMSVSSKPDINLGLILTSIVIDIERIGDYTKNIVELAVSVSGPFDGLELADEVAWVEARVTEMFDDIVPMLDSSDVDLARSVIEAHGGVAQKVDKHVAALSSGQALSGRSGHAVTVAIYLRFLKRVSAHLKNVATSVVNPYYRIGFREKEESED
- a CDS encoding DUF5916 domain-containing protein translates to MTAVAALLLFTSAPSAITAQAVNGADVPTMRAYRLEGSISIDGRLDEEIWSRFPAAKDFVQKEPVEGDPALNDSEAWILYDDDAIYMGALVRDATPETIMRNMNRRDAVALGQYDYFEVMFDPNLDGRTGYRFRVTAANVQTDRYLYDDAREDAAWNAVWESAVRIVPEGWTIEFRIPLSQIRYESADGPQTWGINFGRRRISDNELTRFALESSLVTGRVSQFGLIEGIDLVGSPSRAEARPYVVSTARSAAATPGNPFFDGSDMSARAGFDLRYGLGSAFTLDAAINPDFGQVEADPAVVNLTAFETFFQEQRPFFVEDARVFDFPLSGSNKSVFYTRRIGRAPRGRAPSGADFTDAPEASTILAATKITGRTANGLSVGAMAALTEQEEGSAFFSGTGEITEFTVEPRAGFGIVRIEQDLNGGGSNIGGIFTALKRSLPGDGSFDDLTSSSFNAGVDFGHHWSNRGYYVGGFLANTHVRGDAEAITRIQRASNHYRQRPDLAWAELDSTATQLTGAEWRLQAEKRRGSLRWSVWAAQVTPDFEVNDIGFSTSPERVDGGASLSYQQIEPTSIFRKYNVRLTTFHNFSHEAFNDVWSLDSWDQAHTAGTFSANVNTTLNNFWTVNTSTSYTPDRMSRTLTRGGPMMIDPAVRSFTVSVGNDNRSFVWVRSSLNLQRGTRGSGSSTRASLGLSVQPSARLRLSFDPRLTWAEEGVQYVTTSGALPFPTTYGDRYLFADIERRSLSAVTRANYTFTPDLTFEFYSQALLSSGDYTRYKQLAAPETYSFDAFEEGTYSEAGGTPTCLGGRTCENSVHTRFIDFDGNGTTDSSFQDRDFNVRSLRTTAVLRWEYRPGSTIFFVWQRRQAGSSSTGDFDFGRDLGAMFDANADDRFIMKVNLWLSN
- a CDS encoding Na/Pi symporter, whose product is MTDPSRLGIQLETKPYIAVLQAVAFLLCLYLFFASIELMSAAFKMSGRGLAEQLLNTASDPLAGLLIGFLATSMIQSSSTTTTIVVGLVASGALTIELAVPIIMGANIGTTTTNTIVAIGHVTRPAEFERAFAASTVHDFFNLLAAFTILPIEVFFHPVQKSAVFLQSTFAGAGGMKLASPLKVVIRPLADFVTGLVPSTLPLMIIALLLLFIALRGMMKIMQGAVLSRLEGLFDRVLFRNDAASFTLGVVATASVQSSSATTSLIVPLAGTGVLSLRQVFPYTLGANIGTTITAILASFATGSPAAVTVALAHLSFNIFAIVIYYPLKALPLWMATKWGRIAAQSKGNTAGVFAVYIAAHVIPLMYILWSARR